AAGCAACCAGTATTGTTAATCATAACATCGCCGGATAATTCCCGATCATCAATTTCTTCCAGAAATGCCTGGACGATACTAACGCCCTTCTGCTGATAGCAGTAACCTTGTTGCGTACCATTAATTCGTGAGCTTGTACATACAAAAATGTGATGTTTAGGTGATACCATTGTTAGATTCCTCCTGATACTTTTATTAATGAATCAGCCGCTGTCTTAACGGCATCTTCAATACGGTCATAGGTTGAAAATACTTTAATTCCCTTTTTTTCAAGCCGAGATGAAGGTCCTTCACCAATTCGCATGGAGATTACTCCATCGCAGTCCTCAAGTTCTTTTAAAATTTTATCAATCTTATCTTCTTTATCGTCACAGTTTTCAA
This genomic interval from Eubacteriaceae bacterium ES3 contains the following:
- a CDS encoding 2Fe-2S ferredoxin — encoded protein: MVSPKHHIFVCTSSRINGTQQGYCYQQKGVSIVQAFLEEIDDRELSGDVMINNTGCFGICDKGPIVVIYPEGVWYGNVSPDDVERIMDEHIEGGTPVEDLLI